A genome region from Cyanobacterium stanieri LEGE 03274 includes the following:
- the yidD gene encoding membrane protein insertion efficiency factor YidD, with translation MKHFLILLIKGYRGFISPLFPPSCRFQPTCSAYALEAIALHGTIKGGYLALKRILKCHPFHPGGYDPVPCNHNHQLEQKNLAHNNKK, from the coding sequence ATGAAACATTTTTTGATTTTATTGATTAAGGGGTATCGTGGTTTTATTTCCCCTTTGTTTCCCCCTAGTTGTCGTTTTCAGCCCACTTGCTCTGCCTATGCCCTAGAGGCGATCGCCCTTCATGGTACAATAAAAGGAGGTTATTTAGCCCTTAAAAGGATCTTAAAATGTCATCCTTTTCACCCTGGGGGCTATGATCCTGTACCATGTAATCATAATCATCAATTAGAACAGAAAAATCTTGCCCATAATAATAAAAAATAA
- a CDS encoding NAD(P)/FAD-dependent oxidoreductase, with amino-acid sequence MNLDILRNNQKNLQFADQFWHNFRNNNQTIKKVIYQQKESINETDFDVVICGGTLGIFLGTTLRKKGYKVAVIEKGILQGREQEWNISRNELSCLLELDLIDEKDLEQIIFTEYNPGRVSFYQGYELWVKDVLNIGVSPKLLLAKVKNKFLQLGGILLEKTSFISANIYDNGVKLELDNQVITSRLLIDAMGHFSPIAKQARQGQQAEGVCLVVGSCGEGFEKNDTGDLIATITPIQNRCQYFWEAFPAKDGRTTYLFTYVDAHPDRISLTDLTQEYLRLLPKYQNVDLGAIAFKRFLFGFFPSYNNSPLKMPWSRILAIGDSSGSQSPVSFGGFGSMMRHLPRLNEAINEALQTDSLSPKDLHLIQPYQPNISVTWLFQKTMSVGIDKNYSPNQINDLMSGVFKVMDKMGDDVLKPFLQDVVKFSGLAKTLPLVNPLLVLPLLPQVGLPIFADWFKHFTNLGLFTGLYPLAKSFKSLESTMNEQQLYYYHRYLDMWKYGAGKDNKG; translated from the coding sequence ATGAATTTAGATATTCTCAGAAATAATCAAAAAAATCTTCAATTTGCTGATCAATTTTGGCATAATTTTCGTAATAACAATCAGACTATCAAAAAAGTAATTTATCAACAAAAAGAATCTATTAATGAAACCGATTTTGATGTGGTCATTTGTGGAGGTACTTTAGGAATATTTTTGGGCACAACCCTCAGAAAAAAAGGCTATAAAGTCGCAGTTATCGAAAAGGGAATATTGCAAGGCAGGGAACAAGAATGGAATATTTCTCGAAATGAATTAAGTTGTTTATTAGAATTAGATTTAATTGATGAAAAAGATTTAGAACAAATAATATTTACCGAATATAATCCTGGGAGAGTTAGCTTTTATCAAGGTTATGAATTATGGGTAAAAGATGTTTTAAACATTGGTGTTAGTCCTAAATTATTACTCGCAAAAGTAAAGAATAAATTTTTACAATTAGGGGGGATTTTATTAGAAAAAACGTCTTTTATTTCTGCCAATATTTATGATAATGGTGTAAAACTAGAGTTAGATAATCAAGTCATAACTAGCCGATTGTTAATTGATGCCATGGGGCATTTTTCACCCATTGCCAAACAGGCAAGACAAGGGCAACAAGCGGAGGGGGTTTGTTTGGTGGTGGGTAGTTGTGGAGAAGGATTTGAAAAAAATGATACGGGGGATTTAATAGCGACGATTACCCCCATTCAAAATCGTTGTCAATATTTTTGGGAGGCTTTTCCTGCAAAAGATGGACGCACTACCTATTTATTTACCTATGTGGATGCCCACCCCGATAGAATTAGTTTGACGGATTTAACCCAAGAGTATCTTAGATTATTACCAAAATATCAGAATGTGGACTTAGGGGCGATCGCCTTTAAACGTTTTTTATTCGGCTTTTTCCCTTCCTATAATAATAGCCCCCTGAAAATGCCATGGTCAAGAATATTAGCCATCGGAGACAGTAGCGGTAGTCAATCCCCCGTGAGTTTTGGCGGTTTTGGAAGCATGATGCGTCATCTTCCCCGCCTGAATGAAGCCATTAACGAAGCCCTACAAACCGACAGTTTAAGCCCAAAAGACTTACATTTAATTCAACCCTATCAACCCAACATATCCGTTACTTGGTTATTCCAAAAAACCATGAGTGTGGGTATCGATAAAAACTACTCCCCCAATCAAATCAACGACTTAATGAGTGGAGTATTCAAAGTGATGGATAAAATGGGTGACGATGTCTTAAAACCTTTCTTACAAGACGTAGTAAAATTTTCAGGATTAGCCAAAACCTTACCCCTGGTTAATCCCCTTTTGGTTTTACCCCTCTTACCCCAAGTAGGCTTACCCATTTTCGCTGATTGGTTTAAACACTTTACCAACCTAGGGCTTTTTACAGGTTTATACCCCCTTGCTAAGTCTTTTAAATCCCTAGAATCAACCATGAATGAGCAACAACTTTATTATTATCATCGTTACCTTGATATGTGGAAATATGGTGCGGGAAAAGATAACAAGGGGTAG
- the rlmD gene encoding 23S rRNA (uracil(1939)-C(5))-methyltransferase RlmD has translation MIRQGELVEIDIEDVSSDGNGVGKIDSQVIFIPHTVTGDRIQAKLIKVKKKYAQGRLEKIINPSNHRIRPRCIVADKCGGCKWQHIDYQHQLEIKKNQVKETLTRIGDFTNFEVEDILADTDLGYRNKASYPFGVSQNGNLKAGYYREGSHQIVNLNQCPIQDERLNPLLAEIKQDLQELGIPVYDENTKKGILRHLCFRIGKNTGEILITIVISKPSNFKLAEQAPIWLERYPNVVGVTLNYNPKPTNVIFGEETELLAGRLYLKEEFAGLTFTLRTETFFQVNTTVAESLFKWVIDALNLQGNETVIDLYCGIGALTLPIAQKVDSVMGIEFDKVAIELANHNAVINDIDNVRFVVGKAEVVFPELTTIADIVILDPPRKGCQPEVIESLGKMKPQKIVYVSCHPATLARDLKLLCENNDYVIERVKPADFFPQTTHVETAVILTRR, from the coding sequence ATGATTAGACAAGGTGAGTTGGTAGAGATTGATATAGAAGATGTTAGTAGTGATGGTAATGGGGTAGGAAAAATTGATTCTCAGGTTATTTTTATTCCTCATACGGTTACGGGCGATCGCATCCAGGCTAAACTAATAAAAGTAAAGAAAAAATATGCCCAAGGAAGACTAGAAAAAATTATCAACCCTTCAAATCATCGTATTCGCCCCCGTTGCATTGTGGCGGATAAATGTGGAGGATGTAAATGGCAACATATAGATTATCAACATCAATTAGAAATTAAAAAAAATCAAGTAAAAGAAACCCTTACCCGTATTGGTGATTTTACTAATTTTGAAGTAGAAGACATTTTGGCAGATACAGATTTAGGTTATCGTAACAAAGCTAGTTATCCCTTTGGAGTATCCCAAAACGGCAACCTTAAAGCAGGTTATTACCGAGAAGGTAGCCATCAAATAGTTAACCTCAATCAATGCCCCATCCAAGATGAAAGACTAAACCCCCTCCTAGCAGAAATTAAACAAGACTTACAAGAATTAGGCATACCCGTTTACGATGAAAATACCAAAAAAGGTATTTTGCGCCATCTTTGTTTCCGCATTGGTAAAAATACAGGGGAAATTCTGATAACCATTGTTATAAGTAAACCCAGTAACTTTAAATTAGCAGAACAAGCCCCCATATGGTTGGAGCGTTATCCTAACGTGGTGGGAGTAACATTGAATTATAACCCTAAACCCACTAATGTGATTTTTGGTGAGGAAACCGAATTACTAGCAGGAAGATTATATCTAAAAGAAGAATTTGCAGGATTAACCTTTACCCTACGCACAGAAACTTTTTTCCAAGTTAATACCACCGTTGCAGAATCATTGTTTAAATGGGTGATAGATGCCCTAAATTTACAAGGAAATGAAACAGTAATTGATTTGTATTGTGGTATCGGTGCGCTGACTTTACCCATTGCCCAAAAGGTAGATAGTGTAATGGGTATCGAGTTTGATAAAGTTGCCATCGAATTAGCCAATCATAATGCCGTTATCAATGACATTGACAATGTTCGATTTGTGGTGGGTAAGGCTGAGGTTGTTTTTCCCGAATTAACTACCATTGCAGACATTGTAATATTAGATCCTCCCCGCAAGGGTTGTCAACCAGAGGTAATAGAAAGTTTAGGCAAGATGAAGCCTCAAAAAATAGTTTATGTGAGTTGTCATCCTGCCACCCTTGCCAGAGATTTGAAGTTACTATGTGAAAATAATGACTATGTCATCGAAAGGGTTAAACCTGCTGATTTTTTCCCTCAAACTACCCATGTGGAAACCGCTGTAATTTTAACTCGTCGCTAA
- a CDS encoding CGLD27 family protein, with protein sequence MSFCPVPVEQQPVNEYQELSQSWFFQWVTLPKTKFFSKLSGVWSLSLLLTAPISSASFPPDEQTFPFLIASALGSGLFVAFVLIRLYLGWKYIGDRLKKTKIVYEESSWYDGQVWEKPLEIYNRDRLIFSYQVEPVLKRLEKSGLLLIALMVSGIILFWLS encoded by the coding sequence ATGTCATTTTGTCCTGTACCCGTTGAACAACAACCCGTTAACGAATATCAAGAATTAAGTCAATCTTGGTTTTTTCAGTGGGTAACCTTACCCAAAACTAAATTTTTTTCCAAATTATCAGGGGTTTGGAGTTTAAGTTTATTGCTCACCGCCCCCATTTCTAGTGCTAGTTTTCCCCCCGACGAGCAAACTTTTCCCTTCCTCATTGCTAGTGCCTTAGGCTCTGGGTTGTTCGTTGCCTTTGTTTTGATACGATTATATTTAGGATGGAAGTATATAGGCGATCGCCTCAAGAAAACAAAAATAGTTTACGAAGAATCAAGCTGGTATGATGGACAAGTATGGGAAAAACCCCTAGAAATTTATAATCGAGATCGATTAATATTCAGCTACCAAGTAGAACCAGTTTTAAAAAGATTAGAAAAAAGCGGTTTATTACTCATCGCCCTGATGGTAAGTGGTATCATCCTATTCTGGTTAAGTTAA
- a CDS encoding HEAT repeat domain-containing protein: protein MSIVNLQEISDNLESSNSKDRLLALASLRQVDAEDAVPLIKKVLDDEVLPVRSMAVFALGVKKTEECYPILVKLLESDPDYGIRADAAGALGYLNDIRAFDALVRAFYEDTQWLVRFSAAVSLGNLGDIRAKQVLLAALRSGETVLQQAAISALGEIKAEDCVGDILDFAQSEDWLIRQRLAESLGNFNTEKSISALKYLAKDAHQQVAQAANYSLQKLGINS, encoded by the coding sequence ATGAGTATAGTTAATTTACAAGAAATATCGGATAACCTAGAAAGTAGTAATTCAAAGGATCGTTTATTGGCATTAGCTTCCCTAAGACAAGTGGATGCTGAAGATGCTGTACCTTTAATTAAAAAAGTCCTTGATGATGAAGTGTTGCCAGTGCGCTCGATGGCTGTATTTGCCTTGGGTGTAAAGAAAACTGAGGAATGTTATCCTATTTTAGTCAAATTATTAGAAAGTGATCCTGATTACGGTATTCGGGCAGATGCGGCGGGGGCGTTAGGTTATCTCAATGACATCAGGGCTTTTGATGCTTTAGTAAGGGCTTTTTATGAGGATACCCAATGGCTAGTAAGGTTTAGTGCGGCGGTATCCTTGGGCAACTTAGGAGATATTCGGGCAAAACAAGTATTATTAGCTGCCCTCAGAAGTGGAGAAACAGTATTACAACAAGCGGCGATTTCTGCATTAGGAGAAATTAAGGCAGAAGATTGCGTGGGAGATATTTTGGATTTTGCTCAATCGGAAGACTGGTTAATTCGTCAAAGATTGGCTGAATCTTTGGGTAATTTTAATACTGAAAAGAGCATTTCTGCCCTAAAATATTTAGCAAAAGATGCTCATCAACAGGTTGCCCAAGCAGCTAATTATTCTTTGCAAAAATTAGGCATTAATAGTTAA
- a CDS encoding CRR6 family NdhI maturation factor, whose protein sequence is MTIDITINNQQIETLDLSAVTEVVEDLEKREGILSAEQQIQFKIDYTLPENDPRELSEIPEIRLWFIALNALYPWFPILLNWREGELARYTAMVVPHEFKRTEGIQYNPEALDIFIMGKIFTLHQWLKSQGVTGNSRLKAMAQIFGYDLDDSFFALLG, encoded by the coding sequence ATGACCATTGATATTACCATCAATAACCAACAAATTGAAACCCTAGATTTATCAGCCGTTACAGAAGTTGTGGAAGATTTAGAAAAAAGAGAGGGTATATTATCCGCCGAACAACAAATTCAATTTAAAATTGATTATACCTTACCTGAAAATGACCCTAGGGAGTTATCCGAAATTCCTGAAATTCGTCTATGGTTTATTGCCCTCAATGCCCTTTATCCTTGGTTTCCTATCCTTCTTAATTGGCGTGAGGGTGAATTAGCCCGTTATACGGCTATGGTTGTCCCCCATGAGTTTAAACGCACGGAGGGAATACAATATAATCCTGAGGCGCTGGATATTTTTATTATGGGTAAGATTTTTACTCTCCATCAATGGTTAAAATCTCAGGGAGTGACGGGGAATTCTCGTTTAAAGGCCATGGCTCAGATTTTTGGTTATGATTTAGATGATAGCTTTTTTGCTCTCCTCGGTTAA
- the cofH gene encoding 7,8-didemethyl-8-hydroxy-5-deazariboflavin synthase subunit CofH has protein sequence MLINNRVRDEEKEFLNILKNYQKINLQKVKKEADNLRKKQVGDKVTYVINRNINFTNICEQHCSFCAFRRDANDKGVFWLDIETILRKCQEAINLNATEICMQGGLNPQAQIQGSSLKYYLQLIKSIKKEFSQLHLHAFSPQEIEFIARQDNLSFSDVIIAFRDHGLGSMPGTAAEILDDQVRKIICPEKINTAIWMEIISTAHRLGIPTTSTMLCGHIETPEQQLQHLFKVRSLQETAIINDYPAKITEFILLPFVGEQAPKPLRNRVGRDQPDLTATLVLTAVSRMVLGDVILNHQPSWVKLGLDGALEALQWGCNDIGGTLMEEHITTMAGAKGGTCLDVATIQKAITSIHRPYRQRNTLYQLL, from the coding sequence ATGCTCATTAATAATAGAGTTAGAGATGAAGAAAAAGAATTTTTAAATATTCTTAAAAATTATCAAAAAATTAATCTTCAAAAAGTAAAAAAAGAAGCTGATAATCTTCGCAAAAAACAAGTGGGAGACAAGGTTACTTATGTTATCAATAGAAATATAAATTTTACCAATATTTGTGAACAGCATTGCAGTTTTTGTGCTTTTAGAAGGGATGCAAATGATAAAGGAGTTTTTTGGTTAGATATTGAAACTATTTTGCGTAAATGTCAGGAAGCTATTAATTTAAATGCTACAGAAATTTGTATGCAGGGGGGGTTAAATCCTCAAGCCCAAATTCAAGGAAGTAGTTTAAAATATTATTTACAGTTAATTAAAAGTATAAAAAAAGAATTTTCACAGTTACATTTACACGCTTTTTCTCCCCAAGAAATAGAATTTATTGCCCGTCAAGATAACCTTAGTTTTAGTGATGTAATTATTGCTTTTCGGGATCATGGTTTGGGTTCAATGCCAGGCACAGCCGCCGAAATTTTGGATGATCAAGTAAGAAAAATAATCTGTCCTGAAAAGATTAATACTGCCATATGGATGGAAATAATTTCCACTGCCCATCGTTTAGGAATACCCACCACTAGTACCATGTTATGTGGACATATTGAAACCCCAGAGCAACAATTACAACATTTATTTAAGGTGCGATCGCTCCAGGAAACTGCTATCATTAACGATTATCCAGCCAAAATCACCGAATTTATCTTACTGCCTTTTGTGGGTGAACAAGCCCCGAAACCCTTACGTAATAGGGTAGGAAGAGATCAACCCGACTTAACCGCCACCCTTGTTTTAACTGCCGTTTCCCGTATGGTATTGGGAGATGTCATCCTTAACCATCAACCAAGCTGGGTAAAATTAGGGCTAGACGGTGCATTAGAAGCATTACAATGGGGATGTAACGACATTGGTGGTACACTCATGGAAGAACATATTACCACCATGGCAGGGGCAAAGGGAGGCACTTGTTTAGATGTCGCCACCATTCAAAAAGCCATTACTTCTATCCATCGCCCTTACCGTCAACGAAATACCTTATATCAGTTGTTGTGA
- a CDS encoding asparaginase, with the protein MSRLKRSPYPPLEVHLLREGIPESVHQVEVTVADDKGRTLCAAGNPETVAFTRSALKPFQALAVSSTGVLERFELNDQDLAIMCASHKGTIEQARQVFNILWKADIDPNALKCPIPEGKDSPLQHNCSGKHAGMLAACQQRNWSLENYFHRSNPIQGLVLKKISELLSMPPDELMAARDDCGVPTYALPLSQIATLYAKLACGSNIDLERILRAMTHNPQMIAGEGAFDTEFMTLTEGALVSKSGAEGLQCIGNISQDMGLAIKVLDGARRAKYAAAIHVCKQMGWISPDVADRLGDKFLKIDEYRRLEVAGECTFV; encoded by the coding sequence ATGAGTAGATTAAAACGTAGTCCATACCCACCCCTAGAAGTACACCTCCTGCGAGAAGGTATCCCCGAATCCGTCCATCAAGTAGAAGTTACCGTTGCCGACGATAAAGGGCGCACCCTTTGTGCGGCGGGGAATCCCGAAACCGTCGCCTTTACTCGCTCCGCCCTCAAACCTTTCCAAGCCCTAGCGGTATCTAGTACAGGAGTATTAGAAAGATTTGAACTAAATGATCAAGATTTGGCAATCATGTGTGCCTCCCATAAAGGTACTATCGAACAAGCTAGACAAGTATTTAACATCCTTTGGAAAGCAGATATTGATCCCAATGCCCTCAAATGCCCTATACCAGAGGGAAAAGATAGCCCCCTGCAGCACAATTGTTCGGGAAAACACGCTGGAATGTTAGCTGCCTGTCAGCAACGTAACTGGAGTTTAGAAAACTATTTTCATCGCTCCAATCCGATACAGGGTTTAGTATTGAAGAAAATTTCTGAATTATTATCCATGCCCCCTGATGAATTGATGGCTGCGAGGGATGATTGCGGTGTGCCTACCTATGCCCTACCTCTATCACAAATTGCTACCCTTTACGCTAAACTTGCCTGTGGTAGTAATATTGACTTAGAGCGAATTTTGCGCGCTATGACTCATAATCCTCAGATGATAGCAGGGGAAGGGGCTTTTGATACAGAATTTATGACTCTTACCGAGGGGGCTTTGGTTAGTAAATCTGGGGCAGAAGGATTACAGTGTATTGGTAATATTAGCCAAGATATGGGATTAGCCATCAAGGTATTGGATGGGGCGAGACGGGCAAAATATGCGGCCGCTATCCATGTATGTAAACAAATGGGCTGGATTTCTCCTGATGTGGCTGATAGATTAGGGGATAAATTCCTTAAAATTGACGAATATCGCCGTTTGGAAGTGGCTGGGGAATGTACTTTTGTTTAA
- a CDS encoding FAD-dependent oxidoreductase, translated as MNNRFSRRNLLKFFAFSSILGLVGYSRVVKPQPTIHKGDTIDLPRYLTKKKKVVVIGGGLAGLASAYELSQRGFEVTLLEKSPQLGGKIASWDIQVGDEKFRMEHGFHGFFPQYYNLKSIVSEINITDNFKSLDFYSVVFKDGQYKPENFRPSHSAFPWNIVDLAFSSDNALHWGINLANPEHWRVFKTIAGFKIPNTYYELDNISVKDWAAKGIPQGLFDLYFLPFAKSSLNAPDVLSTGELMQFFHFYFFGNPEGLAFNGTVDDMGTSLVEPIADTIKNNGGSIVTEANVSKIKCDGDKITSLEYYRGQGESSVPFWVSANPLLEDQQYSYYGAGDRLFAVTKDTKQAISLSCTHQGCTVNKQEDGKFLCPCHSALYDNDGKLLQGPAKRSLNTYTVIGQKGDQIQLIANNPNDNIKPETLEADYFVIAADVPGVKHLFNLMETDGETCSTTQAQIEQLALADPFAVARFWLDKSFEWEHSNFASLSGYSLTDSICLYHRIQTEYIAWAQKTGGSVVELHSYCYKEKEFPTQELILETFERELSEIVPELKDAKILHKQLVNQKNFSGYPPNSFEQRPVTETQLKNLMFAGDWVKMPFPCGLMERAVSSGLLSANMILHQEGLKRRDLLSVNPSGLLTI; from the coding sequence ATGAATAATCGTTTTTCCCGTCGCAATTTATTAAAGTTTTTCGCTTTTAGTAGTATTCTTGGACTTGTGGGGTATTCTCGAGTGGTAAAACCGCAACCGACAATACATAAAGGAGATACCATTGATTTACCTCGCTACCTTACCAAGAAAAAGAAAGTCGTTGTTATTGGTGGTGGTTTGGCAGGGTTGGCTTCTGCTTACGAATTAAGCCAGAGGGGTTTTGAAGTTACCCTCTTGGAAAAGTCTCCTCAATTGGGGGGGAAAATTGCTAGTTGGGATATTCAGGTAGGGGATGAAAAATTTAGAATGGAACATGGTTTCCATGGTTTTTTCCCACAATACTATAATTTAAAGAGCATTGTTAGCGAAATCAATATTACGGATAATTTTAAATCCCTTGATTTTTATTCCGTGGTGTTCAAAGATGGTCAATATAAGCCCGAAAATTTTCGGCCCAGTCATTCGGCTTTCCCTTGGAATATTGTTGATTTAGCCTTTTCTAGTGATAATGCCCTCCATTGGGGTATTAATTTGGCAAATCCTGAACATTGGCGGGTGTTTAAAACCATTGCGGGGTTTAAAATACCTAATACTTATTATGAGTTAGATAATATTTCGGTCAAAGATTGGGCGGCTAAGGGTATTCCCCAAGGGTTATTTGATTTGTATTTTTTGCCTTTTGCGAAATCTTCTCTCAATGCCCCTGATGTGCTTAGTACAGGAGAACTAATGCAGTTTTTCCATTTTTACTTTTTTGGTAACCCTGAAGGGTTGGCTTTTAATGGTACGGTGGATGATATGGGTACGAGTTTAGTAGAACCCATTGCCGATACTATTAAAAATAATGGTGGTAGTATTGTTACGGAAGCGAATGTTAGTAAGATTAAGTGTGATGGGGATAAAATTACCTCCCTTGAATATTATCGAGGACAAGGGGAAAGTAGTGTTCCTTTTTGGGTGAGTGCTAATCCTTTATTGGAAGATCAACAATACAGTTATTATGGTGCGGGCGATCGCCTCTTTGCCGTTACCAAGGATACTAAACAAGCAATTTCCCTCAGTTGTACCCACCAAGGATGTACCGTTAATAAACAAGAAGATGGTAAATTTTTATGTCCTTGCCATTCCGCCCTCTACGACAATGACGGAAAATTATTACAAGGTCCTGCTAAACGTAGCTTAAATACTTATACAGTTATAGGACAAAAGGGCGATCAAATTCAACTCATCGCCAACAACCCCAACGATAATATTAAACCAGAAACATTGGAAGCTGACTATTTTGTTATCGCCGCCGATGTGCCGGGGGTAAAACACTTATTTAACCTCATGGAAACCGATGGGGAAACCTGTAGCACCACCCAAGCCCAAATCGAACAACTGGCATTGGCTGATCCCTTTGCTGTGGCTAGGTTTTGGCTAGATAAGAGCTTTGAATGGGAGCATAGTAACTTTGCCTCTTTATCAGGTTATTCCCTCACCGACAGCATTTGTTTATATCATCGTATCCAAACCGAATATATCGCTTGGGCTCAAAAAACAGGGGGAAGCGTCGTTGAATTACATTCTTACTGCTATAAGGAGAAGGAATTTCCCACCCAAGAGTTAATTTTAGAAACCTTTGAGCGAGAATTATCGGAAATTGTCCCCGAATTAAAAGATGCTAAAATACTCCATAAACAATTGGTAAATCAGAAAAACTTTTCAGGGTATCCCCCCAATAGTTTTGAGCAACGCCCCGTAACTGAAACTCAACTTAAAAACCTCATGTTTGCAGGGGATTGGGTGAAGATGCCTTTTCCTTGTGGTTTAATGGAAAGGGCGGTAAGTAGTGGCTTATTATCTGCTAATATGATTCTCCATCAAGAGGGTTTGAAACGTCGAGATTTATTATCCGTCAATCCTTCGGGTTTGTTAACCATTTAG